In one window of Gouania willdenowi chromosome 8, fGouWil2.1, whole genome shotgun sequence DNA:
- the gga1 gene encoding ADP-ribosylation factor-binding protein GGA1 isoform X1: MAAPPDAESLESRINRATNPLNKDTDWSSIHAFCDQLNHDLEGPQLATRLLAHKIQSPQEWEAMQALLVLETCMKSCGKRFHSEVGKFRFLNELIKVVSPKYLGSRSPEPVKKKVLELIYSWTLGLPDEAKISDAYQMLKKQGIIKQDPELPPDKLLNLPPPRPKNAIFEDEEKSKMLSRLLNSSHPEDLKAANKLIKEMVQEDQKRAEKVSKRVNALQEVKESVSLLTQLLQDYDGANQSNDELVQDLFQRCEKMRPTLFRLASDTEDNDEALAEILQANDSLTHVINLYKQQVKGEIVNGNNASNMQKLTGGGTALLDLTGLDTSPQSSPSFPQFPTPTDSLNAPSQETGLSLLDDELMSLGLSEGMHTSNPPSQPDDSTAWDSFQSSDSIDADAPAAPSLLLSPDKPVLSQSVSSGSVPGSSALDELDLLGKTLLQQSLPPEGLQVKWDKHQTKPTLRDLQSKSGVSGLSNPISPPTLLETPPSHAEVTLTDVFVPLESIKPSSLLPVTVFDGHSLRVLFHFARDSPPSRPDVLVVIISMLSSAPVPVIGIKFEVTTQKSMAVKLQPPSGTELPAFNPILPPAAVTQILLLANPNKEKVKLQYALTFTLGEQEYSESGSLEQFPPPEQWGHL; the protein is encoded by the exons ATGGCTGCGCCGCCTGATGCAGAGAGTTTGGAGTCTCGTATAA ACAGAGCCACCAATCCACTGAACAAAGACACAGACTGGAGCAGTATCCATGCCTTCTGTGATCAGCTCAACCATGATTTGGAAGG GCCTCAGCTGGCCACCAGGCTGCTGGCACACAAAATCCAGTCACCACAAGAGTGGGAGGCCATGCAGGCTCTGCTG GTGCTGGAGACCTGCATGAAAAGTTGTGGAAAGCGGTTTCACAGTGAAGTGGGAAAGTTTCGCTTTCTCAACGAGCTGATTAAAGTGGTTTCTCCTAAG TATCTTGGCTCCAGGTCACCTGAGCCAGTGAAGAAGAAGGTGTTAGAGTTGATCTATAGCTGGACTTTAGGACTCCCTGATGAGGCAAAGATCTCAGACGCCTATCAGATGTTGAAGAAACAAG GTATTATTAAACAAGATCCAGAGCTGCCGCCGGATAAACTCCTAAACCTTCCTCCACCCAGACCCAAGAATGCCATTTTTGAAGACGAAGAGAAGTCCAAG ATGTTGTCCCGCCTGCTGAACAGTTCACACCCCGAGGATCTGAAAGCTGCAAACAAACTCATCAAAGAGATGGTCCAGGAG GATCAGAAACGAGCTGAAAAAGTGTCGAAGCGAGTCAACGCCCTCCAGGAAGTGAAGGAAAGCGTGTCTTTGCTGACTCAGCTCCTGCAGGACTACGACGGTGCGAATCAGAGCAACGACGAGCTCGTCCAG GATCTGTTCCAGCGCTGTGAGAAGATGAGACCGACACTGTTCAGGCTGGCGAGCGACACTGAGGACAACGACGAGGCTCTCG CGGAGATCCTGCAGGCCAATGACAGCCTGACGCACGTTATCAACCTGTACAAGCAGCAAGTGAAGGGTGAGATCGTGAACGGCAACAATGCCTCCAACATGCAGAAACTAACAG GAGGAGGTACTGCACTGCTAGACTTGACGGGATTGGACACGTCACCTCAGTCGTCTCCGTCCTTTCCTCAGTTTCCGACTCCGACCGACAGCCTCAACGCTCCCTCACAGGAAACGGGACTCAGCCTGTTGGATGATGAACTCATGTCACTCG GTCTAAGTGAAGGAATGCACACATCCAACCCTCCATCACAGCCTGATGACTCCACAGCGTGGGACTCCTTTCAG TCGTCCGACAGCATCGACGCAGACGCCCCAGCagctcccagtctcctcctgaGTCCAGACAAACCAGTCCTCTCCCAGTCTGTTTCGTCGGGATCAGTGCCCGGGAGCTCGGCCCTGGATGAACTGGACCTGCTTGGGAAGACTCTGCTGCAGCAGTCGCTTCCTCCAGAGGGTCTGCAGGTCAAATG GGACAAGCACCAGACCAAACCCACTCTGAGGGACCTCCAGAGCAAGTCGGGGGTCAGCGGCCTCTCAAACCCCATCTCTCCACCCACACTGCTGGAAACCCCTCCTTCCCATGCAGAAGTCACCCTCACAGATGTGTTTGTACCGCTAGAGTCCATTAAGCCCA GTAGTCTCTTACCAGTTACTGTGTTTGATGGACACAGTTTGCGGGTTCTCTTCCACTTTGCTCGTGACTCGCCGCCATCTCGTCCAGACGTGCTCGTAGTCATCATTTCCATGCTGTCCTCTGCGCCCGTTCCCGTCATCGGCATTAAGTTTGAGGTCACGACCCAGAAG TCCATGGCGGTGAAGCTTCAGCCTCCGTCAGGAACCGAGCTCCCTGCTTTCAACCCCATCCTACCTCCTGCTGCAGTCACACAGATTCTGCTGCTAGCAAACCCAAACAAG GAGAAAGTAAAGCTGCAGTACGCTTTGACCTTCACTTTGGGGGAGCAGGAGTACAGCGAGAGCGGCAGTCTAGAACAGTTTCCTCCTCCAGAGCAGTGGGGGCATCTATAG
- the ddx17 gene encoding probable ATP-dependent RNA helicase DDX17 isoform X2, whose protein sequence is MRGSYGDRDRGRDRGSPRFSSSRSGPPSGTKRFGNPGDRLRKKRWDLDDLPKFEKNFYSEHSEVHRLSQYDVDDFRRKKEITVRGSSCPKPIISFHQAHFPQYVMDVLKQQNFKEPTAIQAQGFPLALSGRDMVGIAQTGSGKTLAYLLPAIVHINHQPYLERRDGPICLVLAPTRELAQQVQQVAHDYGKTSSIKSTCVYGGAPKGPQIRDLERGVEICIATPGRLIDFLEAGKTNLRRCTYLVLDEADRMLDMGFEPQIRKIVDQIRPDRQTLMWSATWPKEVRQLAEDFLKDYVQINVGALELSANHNILQIVDVCSEGEKDHKLMQLMEEIMAEKENKTIIFVETKKRCDELTRRMRRDGWPAMCIHGDKSQPERDWVLTEFRSGKAPILIATDVASRGLDVEDVKFVINYDYPNSSEDYIHRIGRTARSTNKGTAYTFFTPGNVRQARELVRVLEEARQAVNPKLLQLVDAGRGGGGGHSRFRGRSNNNNNNPNLMFQDECERQMRGSSSSYSRDSERSSSSSYRERSSSSRDGGRSSNSYEHKNNSNHHSSSSQYNGSRAPQAPPSSSGPQPLMSQQFSSPQPVMGLMGQAPFQFTPQPPPPPSLLSGRK, encoded by the exons ATGAGGGGCTCATACGGAGACAGAGACCGCGGCCGTGACAGAGG GAGTCCTAGATTCAGCTCCAGCAGAAGTGGACCACCATCAGGGACAAAAAGGTTCGGCAATCCAGGGGATCGTCTACGGAAGAAGAGATGGGACCTGGATGATCTTCCCAAATTTGAGAAAAACTTTTACTCTGAACACTCAGAGGTGCATCGATTGAGCCAG TACGACGTCGATGATTTTCGCAGGAAGAAAGAAATTACAGTTCGAGGCTCGAGCTGCCCAAAGCCCATCATCAGCTTCCACCAGGCCCATTTTCCCC aaTATGTGATGGATGTGCTGAAGCAGCAGAATTTCAAGGAGCCCACTGCCATTCAGGCTCAGGGTTTCCCTTTGGCTCTCAGCGGCAGAGACATGGTGGGCATCGCTCAGACCGGCTCAGGGAAGACCCTTGCG TATCTACTGCCGGCCATCGTGCACATCAACCATCAGCCGTACTTGGAGCGCAGAGACGGACCCATT TGCTTGGTGTTGGCACCAACAAGAGAGCTAGCTCAGCAGGTCCAGCAGGTGGCGCATGACTATGGCAAAACCTCCTCCATCAAAAGCACGTGTGTGTATGGAGGTGCTCCCAAAGGACCACAGATCAGAGACTTGGAGAGAG GCGTTGAGATTTGCATCGCCACTCCGGGGCGTCTGATTGACTTCCTCGAGGCCGGAAAGACAAACCTGCGCCGCTGCACGTACCTGGTTCTGGACGAAGCCGACCGGATGCTGGACATGGGCTTTGAGCCCCAAATCCGTAAAATTGTGGATCAAATCAGG CCTGACAGACAGACCCTAATGTGGAGCGCTACTTGGCCTAAAGAAGTTCGTCAGCTGGCTGAGGACTTCTTGAAGGACTACGTGCAGATCAATGTTGGTGCTCTGGAGCTCAGCGCCAACCACAATATCCTTCAGATCGTGGATGTTTGCAGCGAAGGAGAAAAAGATCACAA gTTGATGCAGCTGATGGAAGAGATCATGGctgagaaagaaaacaaaaccatAATTTTTGTGGAAACCAAGAAAAGGTGTGACGAGCTCACACGGAGGATGAGGCGTGACGG GTGGCCCGCTATGTGTATTCATGGTGACAAGAGCCAGCCTGAGAGAGACTGGGTATTAACAG AGTTTCGAAGTGGCAAAGCTCCCATCCTCATTGCTACGGATGTGGCTTCTCGTGGTTTGG ATGTGGAGGACGTCAAGTTTGTCATCAACTACGACTATCCCAACTCGTCTGAAGACTACATCCACCGTATCGGGCGCACAGCACGCAGCACCAACAAAGGCACGGCTTACACCTTCTTCACTCCGGGGAACGTTCGCCAGGCCCGGGAGCTGGTTCGGGTCCTGGAGGAGGCCAGACAGGCCGTCAACCCCAAACTGCTGCAGCTCGTCGACGCCGGAcgtggaggtggag GTGGCCACTCTCGCTTCCGAGGCCGctccaacaacaacaataataatcccAACCTGATGTTCCAGGACGAGTGCGAGCGGCAGATgcgcggcagcagcagcagctacagCCGAGACTCTGAGCGCTCGTCTTCTTCGTCGTACAGGGAgcgaagcagcagcagcagggatGGAGGACGCAGCTCCAACTCCTACgagcacaaaaacaacagcaaccatcacagcagcagcagccaataCAATGGCTCCAGAGCACCACAGGCTCCGCCCTCTTCCTCAGGCCCGCAGCCTCTGATGTCCCAGCAGTTCAGCTCTCCTCAGCCTGTGATGGGCCTGATGGGACAGGCTCCATTTCAGTTCACGCCTCAGCCACCGCCGCCGCCTTCTTTGCTGTCAGGCAGGAAGTAA
- the ddx17 gene encoding probable ATP-dependent RNA helicase DDX17 isoform X1 — MRGSYGDRDRGRDRGSPRFSSSRSGPPSGTKRFGNPGDRLRKKRWDLDDLPKFEKNFYSEHSEVHRLSQYDVDDFRRKKEITVRGSSCPKPIISFHQAHFPQYVMDVLKQQNFKEPTAIQAQGFPLALSGRDMVGIAQTGSGKTLAYLLPAIVHINHQPYLERRDGPICLVLAPTRELAQQVQQVAHDYGKTSSIKSTCVYGGAPKGPQIRDLERGVEICIATPGRLIDFLEAGKTNLRRCTYLVLDEADRMLDMGFEPQIRKIVDQIRPDRQTLMWSATWPKEVRQLAEDFLKDYVQINVGALELSANHNILQIVDVCSEGEKDHKLMQLMEEIMAEKENKTIIFVETKKRCDELTRRMRRDGWPAMCIHGDKSQPERDWVLTEFRSGKAPILIATDVASRGLVSLLATRSAQAVGSLQPDPGMTNQELTGGERRPLINQSQPTYQSPTPHTPSPSRTLAAWVLLRGVKGTHSVMLGFQI; from the exons ATGAGGGGCTCATACGGAGACAGAGACCGCGGCCGTGACAGAGG GAGTCCTAGATTCAGCTCCAGCAGAAGTGGACCACCATCAGGGACAAAAAGGTTCGGCAATCCAGGGGATCGTCTACGGAAGAAGAGATGGGACCTGGATGATCTTCCCAAATTTGAGAAAAACTTTTACTCTGAACACTCAGAGGTGCATCGATTGAGCCAG TACGACGTCGATGATTTTCGCAGGAAGAAAGAAATTACAGTTCGAGGCTCGAGCTGCCCAAAGCCCATCATCAGCTTCCACCAGGCCCATTTTCCCC aaTATGTGATGGATGTGCTGAAGCAGCAGAATTTCAAGGAGCCCACTGCCATTCAGGCTCAGGGTTTCCCTTTGGCTCTCAGCGGCAGAGACATGGTGGGCATCGCTCAGACCGGCTCAGGGAAGACCCTTGCG TATCTACTGCCGGCCATCGTGCACATCAACCATCAGCCGTACTTGGAGCGCAGAGACGGACCCATT TGCTTGGTGTTGGCACCAACAAGAGAGCTAGCTCAGCAGGTCCAGCAGGTGGCGCATGACTATGGCAAAACCTCCTCCATCAAAAGCACGTGTGTGTATGGAGGTGCTCCCAAAGGACCACAGATCAGAGACTTGGAGAGAG GCGTTGAGATTTGCATCGCCACTCCGGGGCGTCTGATTGACTTCCTCGAGGCCGGAAAGACAAACCTGCGCCGCTGCACGTACCTGGTTCTGGACGAAGCCGACCGGATGCTGGACATGGGCTTTGAGCCCCAAATCCGTAAAATTGTGGATCAAATCAGG CCTGACAGACAGACCCTAATGTGGAGCGCTACTTGGCCTAAAGAAGTTCGTCAGCTGGCTGAGGACTTCTTGAAGGACTACGTGCAGATCAATGTTGGTGCTCTGGAGCTCAGCGCCAACCACAATATCCTTCAGATCGTGGATGTTTGCAGCGAAGGAGAAAAAGATCACAA gTTGATGCAGCTGATGGAAGAGATCATGGctgagaaagaaaacaaaaccatAATTTTTGTGGAAACCAAGAAAAGGTGTGACGAGCTCACACGGAGGATGAGGCGTGACGG GTGGCCCGCTATGTGTATTCATGGTGACAAGAGCCAGCCTGAGAGAGACTGGGTATTAACAG AGTTTCGAAGTGGCAAAGCTCCCATCCTCATTGCTACGGATGTGGCTTCTCGTGGTTTGG TCTCTCTTCTGGCAACTAGAAGCGCTCAGGCCGTCGGGAGCCTGCAGCCGGACCCAGGCATGACTAATCAAGAGCTGACTGGAGGAGAGAGACGGCCTCTGATTAATCAGTCACAGCCCACCTATCAAAGTCCAACCCCCCATACCCCCTCCCCGTCCAGGACTCTGGCTGCCTGGGTGCTGCTGCGGGGAGTGAAAGGCACGCACTCTGTGATGCTGGGCTTCCAAATTTGA
- the gga1 gene encoding ADP-ribosylation factor-binding protein GGA1 isoform X2, translating into MAAPPDAESLESRINRATNPLNKDTDWSSIHAFCDQLNHDLEGPQLATRLLAHKIQSPQEWEAMQALLVLETCMKSCGKRFHSEVGKFRFLNELIKVVSPKYLGSRSPEPVKKKVLELIYSWTLGLPDEAKISDAYQMLKKQGIIKQDPELPPDKLLNLPPPRPKNAIFEDEEKSKMLSRLLNSSHPEDLKAANKLIKEMVQEDQKRAEKVSKRVNALQEVKESVSLLTQLLQDYDGANQSNDELVQDLFQRCEKMRPTLFRLASDTEDNDEALAEILQANDSLTHVINLYKQQVKGEIVNGNNASNMQKLTGGTALLDLTGLDTSPQSSPSFPQFPTPTDSLNAPSQETGLSLLDDELMSLGLSEGMHTSNPPSQPDDSTAWDSFQSSDSIDADAPAAPSLLLSPDKPVLSQSVSSGSVPGSSALDELDLLGKTLLQQSLPPEGLQVKWDKHQTKPTLRDLQSKSGVSGLSNPISPPTLLETPPSHAEVTLTDVFVPLESIKPSSLLPVTVFDGHSLRVLFHFARDSPPSRPDVLVVIISMLSSAPVPVIGIKFEVTTQKSMAVKLQPPSGTELPAFNPILPPAAVTQILLLANPNKEKVKLQYALTFTLGEQEYSESGSLEQFPPPEQWGHL; encoded by the exons ATGGCTGCGCCGCCTGATGCAGAGAGTTTGGAGTCTCGTATAA ACAGAGCCACCAATCCACTGAACAAAGACACAGACTGGAGCAGTATCCATGCCTTCTGTGATCAGCTCAACCATGATTTGGAAGG GCCTCAGCTGGCCACCAGGCTGCTGGCACACAAAATCCAGTCACCACAAGAGTGGGAGGCCATGCAGGCTCTGCTG GTGCTGGAGACCTGCATGAAAAGTTGTGGAAAGCGGTTTCACAGTGAAGTGGGAAAGTTTCGCTTTCTCAACGAGCTGATTAAAGTGGTTTCTCCTAAG TATCTTGGCTCCAGGTCACCTGAGCCAGTGAAGAAGAAGGTGTTAGAGTTGATCTATAGCTGGACTTTAGGACTCCCTGATGAGGCAAAGATCTCAGACGCCTATCAGATGTTGAAGAAACAAG GTATTATTAAACAAGATCCAGAGCTGCCGCCGGATAAACTCCTAAACCTTCCTCCACCCAGACCCAAGAATGCCATTTTTGAAGACGAAGAGAAGTCCAAG ATGTTGTCCCGCCTGCTGAACAGTTCACACCCCGAGGATCTGAAAGCTGCAAACAAACTCATCAAAGAGATGGTCCAGGAG GATCAGAAACGAGCTGAAAAAGTGTCGAAGCGAGTCAACGCCCTCCAGGAAGTGAAGGAAAGCGTGTCTTTGCTGACTCAGCTCCTGCAGGACTACGACGGTGCGAATCAGAGCAACGACGAGCTCGTCCAG GATCTGTTCCAGCGCTGTGAGAAGATGAGACCGACACTGTTCAGGCTGGCGAGCGACACTGAGGACAACGACGAGGCTCTCG CGGAGATCCTGCAGGCCAATGACAGCCTGACGCACGTTATCAACCTGTACAAGCAGCAAGTGAAGGGTGAGATCGTGAACGGCAACAATGCCTCCAACATGCAGAAACTAACAG GAGGTACTGCACTGCTAGACTTGACGGGATTGGACACGTCACCTCAGTCGTCTCCGTCCTTTCCTCAGTTTCCGACTCCGACCGACAGCCTCAACGCTCCCTCACAGGAAACGGGACTCAGCCTGTTGGATGATGAACTCATGTCACTCG GTCTAAGTGAAGGAATGCACACATCCAACCCTCCATCACAGCCTGATGACTCCACAGCGTGGGACTCCTTTCAG TCGTCCGACAGCATCGACGCAGACGCCCCAGCagctcccagtctcctcctgaGTCCAGACAAACCAGTCCTCTCCCAGTCTGTTTCGTCGGGATCAGTGCCCGGGAGCTCGGCCCTGGATGAACTGGACCTGCTTGGGAAGACTCTGCTGCAGCAGTCGCTTCCTCCAGAGGGTCTGCAGGTCAAATG GGACAAGCACCAGACCAAACCCACTCTGAGGGACCTCCAGAGCAAGTCGGGGGTCAGCGGCCTCTCAAACCCCATCTCTCCACCCACACTGCTGGAAACCCCTCCTTCCCATGCAGAAGTCACCCTCACAGATGTGTTTGTACCGCTAGAGTCCATTAAGCCCA GTAGTCTCTTACCAGTTACTGTGTTTGATGGACACAGTTTGCGGGTTCTCTTCCACTTTGCTCGTGACTCGCCGCCATCTCGTCCAGACGTGCTCGTAGTCATCATTTCCATGCTGTCCTCTGCGCCCGTTCCCGTCATCGGCATTAAGTTTGAGGTCACGACCCAGAAG TCCATGGCGGTGAAGCTTCAGCCTCCGTCAGGAACCGAGCTCCCTGCTTTCAACCCCATCCTACCTCCTGCTGCAGTCACACAGATTCTGCTGCTAGCAAACCCAAACAAG GAGAAAGTAAAGCTGCAGTACGCTTTGACCTTCACTTTGGGGGAGCAGGAGTACAGCGAGAGCGGCAGTCTAGAACAGTTTCCTCCTCCAGAGCAGTGGGGGCATCTATAG